One window from the genome of Candidatus Neomarinimicrobiota bacterium encodes:
- a CDS encoding RNase H family protein, whose translation EAQVWLKDNLKNSSEKKALTPNERLGKRIERDLKRHRVGDTALIYTNHYAMYGKYGWGVKIDHPDKSKKHAGAFKKSSASRVSLYAFLEGLKSARGFTNTVIVVENDYIVNALRKGWPMAWRDNNWNTWKGRSPINVDLWQQILPLFEEVDPLLELIPVHASVTLIKEAKLLAMEACKSKDLRIDRGLQPFKGKFKKKRRRKRSKHPLNSKPTYSFSI comes from the coding sequence AGAAGCGCAGGTATGGCTGAAGGATAACCTAAAGAACTCCTCTGAGAAGAAAGCTCTTACACCGAATGAACGGTTGGGTAAGCGGATTGAACGTGACCTGAAAAGACACAGGGTCGGTGATACAGCACTGATTTACACAAATCATTACGCTATGTATGGGAAATATGGCTGGGGAGTAAAAATAGACCATCCTGATAAATCAAAGAAACATGCGGGTGCATTTAAGAAATCATCTGCATCCAGGGTATCACTCTATGCATTTCTTGAAGGCTTGAAAAGCGCGCGTGGGTTTACAAATACAGTCATTGTTGTTGAAAACGACTACATTGTAAATGCACTCCGAAAAGGGTGGCCAATGGCTTGGAGAGATAATAATTGGAACACCTGGAAGGGTAGATCGCCCATAAATGTCGATCTCTGGCAGCAAATATTACCATTATTTGAGGAAGTTGATCCATTACTTGAACTTATTCCTGTGCATGCAAGTGTGACATTGATTAAGGAAGCAAAGCTGTTAGCAATGGAAGCCTGCAAATCAAAGGATCTTAGGATTGATCGTGGGCTGCAACCGTTTAAGGGGAAGTTTAAGAAAAAGAGAAGACGGAAAAGGTCGAAGCACCCATTGAATTCAAAGCCCACCTATTCCTTCAGCATATAA